Proteins encoded in a region of the Sphingomonas sp. HMP9 genome:
- a CDS encoding metallophosphoesterase family protein has translation MISKLFKSRSVAKPTQSQVPPGRRVYAVGDIHGRADLLDELIGLIEADERERGAADSTVIFLGDIVDRGPASAAVIDRLRDLAHARSDVRFLLGNHEEIFLGALDGEPKALRLFCRIGGRETVLSYGMEAAEYERLDYEELVQRLETLVPDEHREFLRAFEDMIVIGDYAFVHAGVRPDTPLNLQRTSDLRWIRDPFLDHRSTLEKTIVHGHTMTDEIERRGHRIGIDTGAYASGRLTALGMEGTETWSLQTGTAVGPKTN, from the coding sequence ATGATTTCAAAGCTTTTCAAGTCCCGTAGCGTTGCCAAGCCGACTCAATCGCAGGTTCCCCCCGGTCGCCGCGTTTACGCCGTCGGCGATATTCACGGCCGCGCCGATCTGCTCGACGAGCTGATCGGGCTGATCGAGGCGGACGAGCGCGAGCGCGGTGCAGCGGACTCGACCGTGATTTTCCTCGGCGACATCGTCGATCGCGGACCCGCCTCGGCGGCCGTGATCGATCGGTTGCGCGATCTGGCGCACGCTCGCTCCGACGTACGCTTTCTGCTCGGCAACCATGAGGAGATCTTCCTCGGGGCGCTCGACGGCGAACCCAAGGCGCTCAGGCTGTTCTGTCGCATCGGCGGACGCGAGACCGTGCTGAGCTACGGCATGGAAGCCGCGGAATACGAGCGGCTCGACTATGAAGAGCTGGTGCAACGCCTCGAAACGCTCGTGCCCGACGAGCACCGCGAATTTCTTCGGGCGTTCGAGGACATGATCGTCATCGGCGATTATGCGTTCGTCCATGCCGGCGTGCGTCCCGATACGCCGCTCAACCTGCAACGCACGTCGGACCTGCGATGGATTCGCGATCCGTTCCTCGATCATCGTTCGACGTTGGAAAAGACCATCGTCCACGGCCACACCATGACCGACGAGATCGAGCGGCGCGGGCACCGAATCGGCATCGATACCGGTGCCTATGCCTCCGGCCGCCTGACCGCACTCGGCATGGAAGGCACGGAAACCTGGTCGTTGCAAACCGGCACTGCCGTCGGACCGAAGACGAACTGA
- a CDS encoding M48 family metallopeptidase → MSMTSRLAPFLILTAAAPTALPAAPVPVADAAPSAAFFDTLRAADLRLATIAYRLTTANAALCDRVQPQIGMPIHALTQYAPAARKAATATFGFESTIGVEAVVAGGPADRAGVRPNDSIVAIDDRPQPGLPSADAPESAAARDAAEAIITQAPAGKPLRLTVLRDGKRLPITISPVTGCRSRFEILLGSGLDASADGAIVQLGERFFEGYTDEEIAVVVAHELSHNILRHRARLDAAKINRGLLAELGRNGRLIRETEDQADLLGIYLLANAGYDPMSAPRFWRDKGGAIDGGLFRSRTHASSKARAATLEVAARDIAATQTRPIIPPVVATRNVPLR, encoded by the coding sequence ATGTCGATGACCTCCCGCCTCGCGCCATTCCTCATCCTCACGGCCGCCGCGCCCACGGCCCTGCCTGCTGCACCGGTGCCCGTGGCGGATGCGGCGCCTTCGGCGGCGTTCTTCGACACGTTGCGCGCCGCCGATCTCCGGCTAGCGACGATCGCCTATCGGTTGACCACGGCGAATGCCGCATTGTGCGACCGCGTCCAGCCGCAAATCGGCATGCCGATCCATGCGCTGACGCAATATGCACCGGCCGCGCGCAAGGCTGCGACGGCGACATTCGGGTTCGAGTCGACGATCGGTGTCGAGGCGGTCGTCGCCGGCGGCCCCGCGGATCGCGCCGGGGTCCGTCCCAACGATTCGATCGTGGCGATCGACGATCGTCCGCAACCTGGCCTGCCATCCGCCGATGCCCCCGAAAGCGCGGCGGCACGCGATGCGGCGGAGGCGATCATCACCCAGGCGCCGGCCGGAAAGCCGCTACGGCTGACCGTGCTGCGCGACGGCAAGCGCCTGCCGATCACGATCAGCCCGGTAACCGGATGCCGGTCGCGGTTCGAGATCCTGTTGGGCAGTGGCCTGGACGCAAGCGCGGACGGGGCGATCGTGCAGCTCGGCGAACGGTTCTTCGAAGGCTATACCGACGAGGAGATCGCCGTCGTCGTCGCGCACGAACTTTCGCACAATATCCTGCGTCACCGTGCCCGGCTCGATGCGGCGAAGATCAATCGCGGCTTGCTCGCCGAACTCGGGCGGAACGGCAGGTTGATCCGCGAGACCGAGGACCAGGCCGATCTGCTCGGCATCTATCTGCTCGCCAACGCCGGCTACGATCCGATGTCGGCGCCCAGATTCTGGCGGGATAAGGGTGGCGCGATCGACGGCGGGCTGTTCCGCAGCCGGACCCACGCATCGTCCAAGGCACGCGCCGCAACGCTGGAAGTCGCCGCGCGCGATATCGCGGCGACCCAGACCCGGCCAATCATCCCGCCAGTCGTTGCGACTCGAAACGTGCCGCTGCGCTGA